A genomic stretch from Hydrogenimonas urashimensis includes:
- the moaC gene encoding cyclic pyranopterin monophosphate synthase MoaC, whose product MVDVGSKEPTRRIAVASGMIKMSKEAYEAVVSNRTKKGPVFQTAVIAAIMGTKKTPELIPMCHPLLLTGIDCDIEELPNLPGFKLYVTAKLSGKTGVEMEALTGVSIGLLTIYDMVKAIDKGMQILNIQLESKEGGKSGNYQRNG is encoded by the coding sequence ATGGTCGATGTGGGCTCGAAAGAGCCGACCCGCCGGATCGCCGTGGCGAGCGGCATGATCAAAATGAGTAAAGAGGCATACGAAGCCGTCGTCAGCAACAGAACGAAAAAGGGGCCTGTCTTCCAGACGGCCGTCATCGCGGCCATCATGGGAACCAAAAAGACACCGGAACTCATTCCGATGTGCCACCCGCTTCTTCTAACAGGAATAGACTGCGACATCGAAGAGTTGCCAAATTTGCCGGGTTTCAAACTTTACGTCACTGCAAAACTGTCGGGAAAGACCGGTGTGGAGATGGAAGCGCTGACGGGTGTGAGCATCGGTCTGCTCACGATCTACGACATGGTCAAGGCGATCGACAAGGGGATGCAGATACTCAACATCCAGCTCGAGTCCAAAGAAGGAGGCAAGAGTGGAAATTA
- a CDS encoding recombinase family protein: protein MTYAYLRQIPGTKNLTLQQKDVIGYALGQGLEIDKEVVEHSSKNRPIEERKQFEEFMHSMEEGDNLIIDEIWTLSNRVEELVKILCCTMSRKINLYVASRGILITKETPIGYVMPLLNELREESHDRRSGVGRPKGSKSRSKFDTLQPKILQMLKDGQSVSAIARELGVSRSSLKDYIESRSLKELVENTFVEIGRPLETDIISDEILICPFEQEDRNNNTIKQKGVN from the coding sequence ATGACATATGCCTATTTGCGACAGATCCCGGGCACAAAAAATCTGACGCTGCAGCAGAAAGATGTCATCGGCTACGCACTTGGACAGGGGCTTGAGATCGACAAGGAGGTGGTCGAACACTCCAGCAAGAACCGCCCCATCGAAGAGCGGAAGCAGTTCGAGGAGTTCATGCATTCGATGGAAGAGGGGGACAACCTGATCATCGACGAGATCTGGACACTCAGCAATCGGGTGGAGGAGCTTGTCAAGATCCTCTGTTGCACGATGAGCCGGAAAATCAATCTGTATGTGGCAAGCCGGGGCATTCTGATTACCAAAGAGACGCCGATCGGATACGTGATGCCGCTATTGAACGAGCTGCGGGAGGAGTCCCATGACCGTCGAAGCGGCGTCGGACGGCCAAAGGGAAGCAAGTCGAGATCGAAATTCGACACGCTGCAACCGAAAATTCTTCAGATGCTCAAAGATGGGCAGAGCGTCAGCGCGATCGCGCGCGAACTGGGTGTTAGCCGAAGTTCGCTCAAAGACTATATCGAATCTCGCTCGCTCAAAGAGCTGGTGGAAAACACTTTTGTCGAGATCGGACGTCCTCTGGAGACGGATATCATCAGCGACGAAATCCTGATCTGTCCATTCGAACAGGAGGATCGGAACAACAACACTATCAAACAAAAAGGAGTTAACTGA